The Pristiophorus japonicus isolate sPriJap1 chromosome 8, sPriJap1.hap1, whole genome shotgun sequence genomic sequence CGATTGGTGGAAATGATTAATTGCATTTTATTGTATCTCTCCAGGTGGTGATCAGTAGAAGATGGTGTTAAGGACTCAAGATGATGAACTCTGTCTAATCCCAGGCGTTGATTAAGCTGAATACATTGTGATTTCCAATAATTGAGACAGTGATTCTGAAAGCTGTCTACTTTAATGAAAAGAACAATGTAGTCAGCTTAACTgaatcatctgtaaattttgatcaGATAACTCACTTGGACTGGCATATGTTTAATTTCTTCTTAGTAGGGTATTTGAGTAAGAAATTATTTGTTTAGGACTCTTTGTAGCTTAGTATTAAGTTTGAAAGATGGAGATGTTTGGAAGTATACCACCTATGCCCGAAGAGCCACTGAATGTGGAGAACCAGCCGTGTCCCCCACCTCTTCCTCCAAGTACGCCGCCGCCTCCACCACCTCCCCTGCAAACGTCCAGTGACGCAGAAGTTATGGACGTTGGCTTTGGTGGTGATGGACTTTCAGACACTCACGCTGGGGACTGTAACACGTGCAGCCAAGACCAGCTTCTTACGATGGAATCCACCGTCTTTAACGACCAACTCACGGCAGCATCGGGAAGCTGCCCACTGAATCCAAGAACAGCGCGTCACGCACCGGCTGTTCCCAAGTTTGCCCCTGATATTAAGTTGCTCAAAGATGTAAAAATTAGAGTTGTCTTTACAGATAGCAGTAAAAGCAAAGACAGGCAGGTTGTTTATACAGGTGTTGAATCTGGGGAGAAAGATACCGATTTTAGCAATAGCATGAATGGAGATTTGCATGGCAGTCCTTTTGACAGTAATAGAGCAGTGGAGCCGGGGGGCTTCTGTAGTAAAAGTACTGATAAACAAGAAGTTGAAGACAATCAAGATAAAAAAGTGGAATTTGCAGTACTTGATGAACTAGAAGACTTTCCGGAAAACTTCGAAACAGATGATGTAGAGGGAACAGGTTTCAAATCTGAAATGATAATTCAACAGGATCACGTCGATGAAGAAGCTCTGAGTTATTCATTTGAGGTATGTGAGCAGGGTTCAAAATACTCGCGTGCACATGCGATTGCACGTGGATTTATCCTTGTCTTAATGTAAATGCCTTCCCTTCCTTTTCCCTTTTGTCCCTTTCACCTGCCTGGTGCAtgtaacctttttttaaaaaaaatgttccatAAATTGCAAAAAAGATATGCTCGTCTTCAGAATTCTTAACTCTTGCAACTTGCAGATCACGGTGATCAGATTTCTAATTGTTCActcaaaatttacacgcaccagatAATATGTATAGTATTTTGAACCCTGTGTCTGTTTTACTCGTCCTTTCTGACCAGCACATCTTGTCCTTCTGCATAACTTTTAAAGCTGGTGAAGTTTCAGGGCCAAACATTTTCTGTTTAGTTCTGTCCACAGTACAGCAAGCTATATTTATATGTGCACATAAATAGTCAGTCGGGGGGAAAACATTTGCATTATTAGTAAATAATGTAGGTTGtcataaaaacattttttaatgtaAAAGTATCCTTCTGTTCCTACTTTGCTTCTGTTTCTGCAACTGTAGTCCTTCAGTCAATAGAGTGGATGAACAGAAATACAAACTGCTGCGTAGTTTTGATGCCAGTCCCTTGTCTATGAATTGGTCAGTCGGAGTTGTGTCCACCCATCTGTAGGTGTGTATGGATGAACCATCTCTGAAGACTGACCAGAGCATTAGATAAAAGCTCAATACAGTGACGGCACCGAACCCAGACTGGAACTCTAGACTGTGACAACGGAAGTGTGAAACGGGTATCTTTTGCATCTTCATTACATTGTTGATAAGTGTTTCGATTTGAGGCAACCTGCCCACTTTATAAATTACTGTAAAACCATTAATCTGTCGCTATACAAGAACCTGCTTTTCAGTGCTTCAAAGAAATTTCTTGTAACGGCAAAGACAATCAAATTAAAATGATAGCATTCCATGTAATGTTATTGTAGTTATAAACTCCAGCGATAAAATACAAGTTTGCTTTGGGCTAACCAGACGACTTCTTCAGGTATGTTATAACACTTTACTAGTTTATGAAGCATTTTGTGAATCACAACCATTTTTATAGCAACTTGAAATGCTTTTGACGTGAACAGCATACTTTTAACTTTTGTATCGTTGCAAGTGCTTTAAAAATTGTCCAGAAACAAATTGGAAGCATGAGGATAATTATTCATAGATTCTGTGTGAGCTGAAACTATAGTCCACAGAGGAACATCAGCAGACTTTATTTTTTTAACATGAGCTCTGAAATTAACTGACAGGCTTAAGGTTTTTaagatatatatataattatattatTATATTGCAGTTATCGAGTATCCCTGTTATTAAAGTTTTGGGACACCTTGGTAAATGATCAGTCTTGTAGCTATTCCTATACAATTCGATTTGACTCGGAACAAATTAGATAAATTGCACAATTATTGTGTGAATGCAGCTGGAGTTAAAAATCATAGGTTATTTTTGCAGTGTCCCTGTTTAGAAATCTTCATACTATTATAGTAGGATGGCCTTCAATACTGTATTTTACAGGATGATTTTGATAATGATGTTGACGCGCTCCTGGAGGCGGTGCTACCTCCTCCCAAAAAGAGGAGACGGGTTGAAGAGGAGAACGCTGGTGACAGTGACCACCAGACTGATGAAGAAACAAGTGTGCAGCCAATGATGACCAAAATTAAAACTGTGTTAAAAAGTAAGTGCATTACACTCCCTAACCCTtcttccctttcctgctttcggcgTTGTACAGTTCAGTGGGTTCTGGCCATACCGGATAGCTCATTCATGACAATTTTTCACATGTAACGTTGAGTGTTGGCCAACAGTTTTACTCTGAAGAGCATCACAAATGAGCCTGATCtgacctctttttttaaaaaaaaaaaatcaatccgaTTCATCAGgtgtgacctaccctttacaaatccatgctggttctctctgatcagctgaaaattttcaaggtgttcagtaacTCCATCCTCAATTATAGACtttagtaatttcccgacaacagatgttcttaaatgctttcttaaatagcggagtgacatgtacaattttccaatctaaaggaacggttcctgaatcgagagaactttggaagatcataGTTAGGGCATCTCTAATGATCCTCCCTGCTTTGtttaaaaccctggggtggaaaccatcttctcctggggatttgtcactctttagtcccattattttcttcatcACTGTTAATTTACTTATGTTAATTTTGGTGAGTTCCCATTCCTGATTCAATATTTGTTTTCTTGGGATATCCGACATGCTATCCTGTTCCTCGCCTGTAAATATGATCATTGTGCATGTGTCTGGTAGGGCTCTGGCGGGAGCAAAAGTGCCTTGTGTTACTGGGCCCACATGTTGTAATTATGGACACAAGTTGTCATCTGTATAAAAAGAAATTTGAATCTGACAAACCAAATATAGTTGTAACGTAATCCATTTATTGTGTTTTTACCAGGTCTTTGATACAGGCAGTGTCTTTAAGCGGTAGATATACAGAGAAATAAACGCAATTACCCCATTTTTTTCCAGGGGTGAAACATCACCTTCATTGATTCTTTCAATCATGACTCTACAATTTGTTAAGGAAAGCTTTTTGCCACTGGTCACGCACACTGTCTTAGATGATTCATTATGGCATGGCAAGTGCTATTGTGAACAAGACCCCCAGAAATGAGAGCTCCTAGAAAATGCCAGATGCAAGCTTATTTATCATGCTGGCCTATTGTCCCACTTCCAGTCTCAAGACTTTAGAATGAATTGTAAGAAAAACATCATTTGACAATGATTTGTATTATCGTGACTTGCATCGGTCCATACCCAAGTGGTGGAGTTGGTGCCCCAGGAGAGGGAGGGATAGAAGAAAATTGGGGGCGGGTTGAAATAACTAGGGTTCCTTAAGTATAGAATTATAGCTTTCTTGTGGAGACTTCTTCAGTTTAAATAATGTAGTTTAAATAAAAGTTCTCAGATCTCCATTCAGTCAGTGAATGAATGAGAAGGAAAGCTGGAACAGATACTAATTTATTTGAGCATGACCTGAACTAAAATTGAGGTCTTAGTCATTTTTCTCCCAATATTTATGTTGACCACGCTGTTCTCTggccaaaagtttggcagatgtccTGCTTCCAGGTCTCTGCAATGGTGAACGTAAACGGGTTTATAAAAAGTGAGAGAAAACCCCTTTTATCTTACTCTATGATGTATTTtcttccctccctgctgcatccttGTTAGATTTGGGAAGCAAAGTGTTTTTATTGGTTTCTTAATTAAAACTTCCACCTTGGGTTATTCTTGTTTTTGCTATTTTGTCTGGTGGAGTTCCATCCATGCTTCCTGCTGTTTACAGCAACTGATGCAATGTTGTTTTCCTGCTGGGCTTTTTGAAGTTGCTTTATTAGATTCCACAAGCTTAGTGGAGTTTTTTTTTGTGCCATGTTTTTACTGGGGACCCCCGTGGTCATCATagaatggaagaaggccattcggcccgtcgagctcatgccggctctcagctagtcccacgccctttccccgtcgccctgcaagtctttttccttcagatacttatccaactcccttttgaaagataaaattgagtctgcctccaccaccctttcaggcattccagatcgtaaccattttttttgtcttatgtcgcctttggttcttttgccaatcaccataaatctgtgtcctctggttcttgacccttctgccaatgggaacagtttctctctatctaccctgtccagacccctcatgattttgaacacccctatcaaatctcctcttaatcttctctgctccaagaagaacaacccaagcttctccagtctagcaacataactgaagtcccttattcctggaataattcttgcgaatcttttctacaccttccctaaggcctttacatccttcctaaagtgtggtgcccagaattggacacaatacacaattgtgccctgtatacccacgtccaagtcattaatatatatcaagaaaagcagtggtcctcgaacTGACCACTAGGAAACATCATTGtatgccttcctccagtccaaaaaacattcTATCTGTCAATTCATTCTATTAAATTTTCATCCCTCAGTCTATTTTTTTGTATTGTGACTGAATTACAATGCCTTGTGCTTTGCTTGGTATGAAATTTGTTATAATCTTTATAGATCGTGGTCGTCCACCAACTGAACCCCTTCCTGACGGCTGGATCATGACATTCCATAATTCCGGTATTCCAGTTTACCTGCACAGAGAAACCAGAGTGGTTACCTGGTCGCGACCTTATTTCTTAGGAACCGGAAGCATCAGGGTAAATAAATTAAATAATAtgacttgtaaatagttacattattaatTTTCTGCTGAAGGCAGTGACTCGTGTTGGGAAACAGTTTCATGAGTCCAGACAGCCCTCCAGCCTGTGTTTTTTAATTCATTATTGATATGTGCATCGCTGATGAGGCCAACATTTgttgcctgtgatgatgagtccTCTTCATGAAcaactgcagtccctgtggtgaaggtactcccacgtgtGGGCTCACTTGTTGCGTGTTGGCGAGCTGTTCTTGCATCTTTGCACTTGCAGCAGAGGTCAACTCGATAGCAATTGATGGCTGATTTTGTTCCCCTTGCGTAATCCAGGAATGCATCGGCCATTTCTATCATTCCAGTTGCTCTACTGGCTAAGTTAAGATTGCAAAGGTCTTGGATTGAGCCTGGGATATTTTTGACCTTCATATTGGATTCTGTGTTTCCCTACAAAGCCATTGGCATAGTTTGAATTGTTTTCATTTCCTGATCTTTGTTCTAACAGCAGTGCTATGATTTATTAATCTATGATGGAGGGGGGTAGACCATTCCTCTATTCTCTTCTCACCCCACTCTGTCAATTTAACTGTGTAAAAAATACGTTGTGCTGCAAACTGTAGTGGTAATATATTAATTTTGAAGGCAGTGGATTGGCTTGTGTGCATGTTGGTTTTTCTGACTGACAAGGCATGGATATGTGTAACTCTGCATTGTCTCATTTTACACTTGTGCTCTTATCTGCTGGAACGGGAGATTATGCAGCCTGCAAACTTCTTCGCAACCACAGTCCTTTTGGTAGTTTTTTTTTCCCATTGCTTCTTTCCCTCTATTTCCCCAGCCCGATGTTGGCCCACGTCCATGCTAATTGTTTTGTTTCCTGACGTTCTccctttaaggagggatatacttgcattggaggcagttcagagaaggttcacgagattgattcctgagatgaaagggttgtattCTGAaggcagattgggcctgtactcattggagtttagaagaatgagaggtgatcttattgaaacgtataagattctaagggagcttgacagggtagatgcagagaggatgtttccccctcttgggggaatctagaactagggggcatagttacagaataaggggtcgtccatttcaaacagagatgaggaggaatttcctctctccgagggttgtgaatctttggaattctctactccagagagctgtggagactgggtcattgaatatatttaaggtggagttagatttttgaaagatatgggcatcaagggttatggggaaagggcagggaagtagagttgaggccaagatcagatcagccatgatcttactgaatggcggagcaggctcgaggagccaaatggtctactcctgctcctatttcttgtgttcttatgttcttttgttgtcTCAACAGTTCACATAGTTTGCTGGTGGAGAAGATTATCTGCCGCAACTTCTGTGTGCTGCTCTGTTAGAGTTTGCTCGGTGAAGTGCAAGAAAAATGTGGGGTGACTTGAACTTTGTATGTTTTAATTTTCCCTTTACTGGTGCTTCAGGGGACCTGCAGTCTGCATGTGCCTCGTTTTTAGTTGGATGCAGGGAGACATGAAATCGGAGGAGGCTCATGAAGGCGGCCCATCTTTCTTTCTGCGTTCTTTATGCTGCTTGGCATTGTGGCCTTGGTGCTTCCGTGCAACCGTTCTCTCATCATCAATCATCACGTTTAATTGTCTTTACCGAATGCCTTTCATAACTCTTAACGGATTAAAAGATTTTTCTTTTTGTTCTGTGCAGAAACACGATCCACCACAGAGCAGCATTCCCTGTCTACACTATATGAAAATGAGAGACCAAGAAGAGAGAGAGCAGAATATGCCAGCTAGCAATGGTGAGGTAACCAAAGTGACCACGAATGGAGAAATGTTCCCAGGCAATTGTGAGAACACAACTATAGAAATAAATGACGAAGCAGACTGCACTGCCACTGAGCACTACTCTGTTACTAATTCAGTACCTCTCAGTAGCTCAGGTACGATAAACTCTAAATCCTTAGATGAAAGAAATGTCTTGGGAGGAATCATTGCAGCAGGAGCCCTTGGGCAGGTGAAGGCTAAAGTAGAAGTATGCAAAGAAGAATCCGTTGGTAAGATGATTCTTGATCTTATCTAAGATAGAATAATAACTGGTTACTAGGGCTAAGAATGTAACTTTTCTCTCATGGTGTTGAGGTGCGTATGTAGTGGCCAGTGTTCCCTCTTAAATTTTGTTTTTGTACGCAGCCAGTTTTTTCAATGCATGGTACCTTTACATTTTTTGCGCTGCGCATGTGCAGCATTTGAAAGcttgtgagcagcctgcgcggTACCTTCAAGATTGctgcgcccccgccccccccccccccccgaccaaacCCGGGAACACGCGCAGCTTGGAGGGAGCGTTGGTGGTGGCTTTTGATTCTTTCTTCCTCACTTTTTAAGATCTCCATGGCAAAGAGGGCTCCAGGCCTCTCCCACAAGACCACTTGGGCTTCACTTGCATGGAGGAGCAATGAGGTGACTCAGCCACTTTTTCTTTGTTGCTGCATGTTTTCTTTCTTTCGGTAAGTGCCAAGTCCGCACTGAATGCTGCCCCATGATGGCACAGCTGAGATTCTGAATATTtcagactttttaaaaaaaaaagattttagaAAACATAGAcacagaaactaggtgcaggagtaggccattcggcactttgagcctgcaccaccattcaatatgatcatggctgatcatgcaacttcagtaccccattcctgctttctctccataccccttgatccctttagccgcaagggccgcatctaactcccttttgaatatatctaacgaactggcctcaacaacattctgtggtagagaattccacaggttcacaattctctgggtgaagaagtttctcctcatcttggtcctaaatggtttaccccttatccttagactgtgacccttggttctggacttccccaacatcgggaacattcttcctgcatctaacctgtccaatcccatcagaattttatatgtttctatgaaatccccgttcattcttctaaattccagtaaatataagcctagtcgatccagtctttcttcatatgtcagtcctgccatcccgggaatcagtctggtgaaccttcgctgcactccctcaatagcaagaatgtccttcctcagattaggagaccaaaactgtacacaatattcaaatttTGTTGCATAAAAAGTTGGACGGTGGCCCTGTGCACTTTGCATTGCAACAGTTGTAGGTACTGTAATGTATTCTAAGATTGCCCATTGGATCCATCTCATCTCAAGTCACCACACAAGATGAGAGTTATTTTGTGCTTGCTATTTGTAAATGTGGTCGTTGTATTATCTGACTTAGTCATGCTAGCTGTCTAATTGGAACATAAGCGCAAAGCTTTGTGATGTTTTCTCAAGGTTCATATTTTGCATCTACACACCTGTCTTTTGGCGAATGACTCTTGTTTAACATAAGAAcctaaatagaagcaggagtaggccatacggcccctcgagcctgctttgccatttaatacgatcatggctgatctgatcactgactcaggtccacttccctgattgctcccataaccccttaatcccttatcggttaagaaactgtcttaaatttattcaatgtcccagcttccacagctttctgaggcaacgaattccacagatccacaaccctctgagagaagaaatttctcctcgtctcagttttaaatgggtggccccttattctaagatcatgccctctagttctagcctcccctatcagtagaaacatcctctctgcatccaccttgtcaagctccctcataatcttatacgtttcgataagatcacctcattcttctgaattccaatgagtagagacccaacctcctcaacctttcctcataagtcaaccccctcatctctggaatcaacctagtgaaccttctctgaactgcctccaaagcaagtatatcctttcgtaaatatggaaaccaaaactgcacgcagtattcccgtATTTCTTGTAAGTGCTGCTGATTTCTGAAGCACGCTACAAATCTGTGTTCGTGACATAGATGGTCATTTTTGTTTTTTAATATGTAGAATAGTATCCATTATCCTTTCCTATTCCGAGCAGTCTTTGATTAAGTAGTGCAAAAGAATCTTAAGGAATTTTATATATAATTAGATTATTTTATTTAACTTTCCAAATGCATATCTTGGGACTGGCAGCCTAGAAAAGTACACTGAATACATATAGTTGCTACTGTTCTCTTCCCATTTTATTATTTATGCAATAAAAAAAATTCCGCAAAATTTCCAGCCATTGAGGATTTTAAAAAATACCTGGAAAAGCGCTTTGATTTTGAACAAGTCACTGTGAAGAAATTCAGAACCTGGGCTGAACGGCGTCAGTTTAATCGGGAGATGAAGCGGAAGCAGGCAGAAGCCGAGCGGCCTATCTTGCCAGCCAATCAGAAGCTCATCACCCTCTCTGTCCAGGATGCACCCACAAAAAAAGGTAAAAAATAACATGTAACTTTTCTGCTAACTTTTGATAGAATTATGCCTGAACAGCTTTCAGAGAGTGAACTTGTATTTTCTGAGAAGTGATACAAAATGGAATGCAGACTCGATATCAAGCCTGTATGTTCGGACGCTGACATTGGCGCCAATGTCTAAATCTAGCTGCTGTGATTTCATTTTTCTTCCCCAACGCCCTGCCACCCGAACACCCAGCCACGTGATTTGAGCTGAGGGCAGAGAAGATTGTGCTGCCTGAAAATACATTCAGTTCAAATCATCCCAATTTGATTTGTGTGTGAGTGATTTGGTCATGTTGACACATTCCAGTTGTATAGAGAACTTAATTGAGCATGTTTTGTATTGGTATCATAAAATGAGAATCTTAGCAGTGTAATTTTGTTATTGGAAAGGTGTGATTATAAGTGACGCTGCTGTTTGACTACGTACTGAATAGACCAAACTCTTGTTCATCGGCAGCAAGTACTGTTGGTTTTTACTCAGATTGTCACAAAGCCTCAACCAGAGGAAATGATCTTTCCCTGTCAAGAGCACTATTAACTGAGCTATGCTGACCGTAATTGTTATGCGAGTTAAGAATTTTTTTTCTGATTAACTTGTATTTTCTTGGATGAAACATGCTTTTCAaaaactttgggctggattttaggattttctgttttcagggtgaaatggaggcagggcgggaaagttaccggccgggaataggttgCACTTTAGTAAGGAATTTTCGGCATCTGGGTCCTGTGCAGGGTATGTAGCACGAAGGGTGGCATTGTACATCTTtcgaggcgcaaaaatgggaaactcgcgagcTAAAGTgcctgggaggggcgggggggcgggggcggaatcccacaaaaacattcccacgcccccacaacacaaatcgctaaaagaacAAACACTTACCTTTGCAGCACTTTACCTTCCTCGCCGCCACCGGCACGGttggaccgctctggtttcccaggcggtcattgcgaggcggGATTCCAGGCGTGCGGGTCGGGTTCCAGTCAAAAGTCGGATGGCGTCGCAACGAGaggtgttgcacacccggcgcagctcttccagcgCTGCCGCAAAATCCGACCCGAAGCTCGCGACCGGACGCAGGAGACCTCGCCGCCCcacttcacgccgctccggggtgaaGGACCGTAAAATCCAGCCCTTATTCTTCACATGACCTCTGCCACCTGCTCGGAAGTGAGCAGGAATGGCTCAGGGTTGATGGGATGGCCTGCTATTGATTTTATTTCTGCCTTCCTGTGTGATGATCTGGATGCATCTCGGTGTTGCTCCAGTGAGATGTGCCTCTTCTGTAAAAGATTTTTTATTACGTTACTATTGTGCAAAAACATATTTTCTATTTGAGATATTTTACAGTTTCTTTGCATGCGCACACCTACAACATCTGCTGCCAAAAGGAATACCTCATAATTTGCTCTCCGCCCTGTACTTGAGGTGCTCTGGGATAAGTGACAGGGTGGACTGTTCTGAGCGTTCTCCCTGGGAGGAATTTCCTTGGTTCTCCAGTAAATCCTTATGGCATGGCTGAGTTTAGGAGCCTGCCATATTGATAATCGCAAGAATACCGAGGGAAATGGGCAAGAATTTATGGGATCCTTTTCCATGGGGGAGTTTTGCTTTGCTGTGAGAAGTTGCAGCATGACAATTATGAAATGGAATTGTCTACTTTCCTTTACATTTAGTGCCTCAGATTTCTTATCAATGCACTTGCACA encodes the following:
- the dgcr8 gene encoding microprocessor complex subunit DGCR8; the protein is MEMFGSIPPMPEEPLNVENQPCPPPLPPSTPPPPPPPLQTSSDAEVMDVGFGGDGLSDTHAGDCNTCSQDQLLTMESTVFNDQLTAASGSCPLNPRTARHAPAVPKFAPDIKLLKDVKIRVVFTDSSKSKDRQVVYTGVESGEKDTDFSNSMNGDLHGSPFDSNRAVEPGGFCSKSTDKQEVEDNQDKKVEFAVLDELEDFPENFETDDVEGTGFKSEMIIQQDHVDEEALSYSFEDDFDNDVDALLEAVLPPPKKRRRVEEENAGDSDHQTDEETSVQPMMTKIKTVLKNRGRPPTEPLPDGWIMTFHNSGIPVYLHRETRVVTWSRPYFLGTGSIRKHDPPQSSIPCLHYMKMRDQEEREQNMPASNGEVTKVTTNGEMFPGNCENTTIEINDEADCTATEHYSVTNSVPLSSSGTINSKSLDERNVLGGIIAAGALGQVKAKVEVCKEESVAIEDFKKYLEKRFDFEQVTVKKFRTWAERRQFNREMKRKQAEAERPILPANQKLITLSVQDAPTKKEFVINPNGKSEVCILHEYMQRVLKVRPVYNFFECENPSDPFGASVVIDGVTYGTGTASSKKLAKNKAARATLEILIPDFIKQTSDEKPKDSDELEYFNHISIEDSRVYELTNKAGLLSPYQILHECLKRNHGMGDTNIKFEVIPGKNQKSEYVMTCGKHTVRGWCKNKRVGKQLASQKILQLLHPHVKNWGSLLRMYGRESNKMVKQEMSDKSVIELQQFAKKNKPNLHILNKLRDEMKKLARDREETRKKPKMTIMESAQPGSEPLCTVDV